A section of the Oryzias latipes chromosome 8, ASM223467v1 genome encodes:
- the LOC101173787 gene encoding arf-GAP with dual PH domain-containing protein 1, translating to MALGPESLRRRIKQLLEKPGNGNCADCKAADPEWASYTLGVLVCHICSGLHRNIPQISKVKSLLLDPWNSSELEFIDSIGNNAAKAKYENIVPAFYYCPTYRDCLLLKEQWIRAKYERKEFMCVERQEAYSAGYKEGFLWKRGRDNGQYLSRKFILSEREGVLKYFTKLDAKEPKATLKISSLNATFQPDKIGTAHGLQITYLKDNSTRNVFVYHEDGKEIVDWFNAIRAARFHYLQVAFPGASDSELIPKATRNFIKEGYMEKTGPKHTEGFKKRWFSMDDRRLMYFKDPLDAFARGEVFIGSKENSYSVLPGLPANIQGNHWLYGITIKTPDRSFLFACETEKDQKDWMVALQLVINRPMLPQEYAVEAYFKHKP from the exons ATGGCTTTGGGACCAGAAAGTCTCAGACGGCGAATCAAGCAGCTGTTGGAAAAACCGGGGAATGGAAACTGTGCAGACTGCAAAGCAGCAG ATCCAGAATGGGCTTCTTACACCCTGGGAGTGTTGGTGTGTCACATTTGTTCAGGACTCCACAGAAACATCCCTCAGATCAGCAAAGTGAAATCTCTCCTGCTGGATCCCTGGAACTCGTCTGAGTTAGAG TTTATTGACAGCATTGGGAACAATGCTGCCAAGGCCAAATATGAAAACATCGTACCTGCCTTCTACTACTGTCCCACATACAGAGATTGCCT GCTCCTAAAGGAACAGTGGATCCGAGCCAAATACGAAAGGAAGGAGTTCATGTGTGTGGAGAGGCAGGAGGCGTACTCGGCAG GCTACAAGGAAGGGTTTCTATGGAAACGAGGAAGGGACAACGGGCAATACCTCAGTCGAAAATTCATTCTGTCCGAACGTGAGGGTGTTCTCAAATATTTCACCAAGCTTGAT GCCAAAGAGCCCAAAGCAACGCTGAAGATCAGCAGCTTGAATGCAACTTTCCAGCCAGATAAAATTGGCACTGCTCATGGGCTGCAGATCACCTATTTGAAGGATAACAGCACCAGAAATGTCTTTGTTTACCATGAAGATGGCAAG GAAATAGTGGACTGGTTTAACGCCATCAGAGCTGCCAGGTTTCACTATCTGCAGGTGGCTTTTCCTGGCGCTTCTGACTCTGAA ctaATACCAAAGGCAACTAGAAACTTCATTAAGGAAGGTTACATGGAGAAAACCGGTCCAAAA CACACAGAAGGCTTCAAGAAGAGGTGGTTTTCAATGGATGACAGGAGGCTCATGTACTTCAAAGATCCACTG GATGCCTTTGCGCGGGGAGAAGTGTTCATTGGCAGCAAGGAAAACAGCTACAGTGTACTTCCTGGATTACCTGCCAACATCCAGGGAAACCACTGGCTCTACGGAATCACCATCAAGACCCCAGACCGGAGTTTTCTGTTTGCATGCGAGACTGAAAAGGATCAAAAAGACTGGATGGTGGCATTACAGCTGGTAATTAACAGACCAATGCTGCCGCAGGAGTATGCAG TGGAAGCTTATTTCAAGCACAAACCATGA
- the rnps1 gene encoding RNA-binding protein with serine-rich domain 1 isoform X1, which translates to MAPLPIKRKEDEKKNREKEKIKEGDKERGRDKAKKRRSASSGSSSRSSSSSSSSSGSSSGSSSGSSSSSSRSGSSSSRSSSSSSSSASPSPSRRRHDNRRRSRSPSKTQKRGEERERRKRSPTPKPTKVHLGRLTRNVTKEHIQEIFSTYGKIKAVDMPVERLFPNLTKGFAYVEFETPEEAQKALKHMDGGQIDGQEITAAAVLTQLIRGPPRRLSPPRRMPPPPPMWRRSPPRMRRRSRSPRRRSPPRRRSRSRSPGRRRHRSRSSSNSSR; encoded by the exons AT GGCACCATTACCGATAAAGCGAAaggaagatgaaaagaaaaacagggaaaaagaaaaaataaaggaaggagaCAAGGAAAGGGGTCGCGACAAAGCAAAGAAACGCCGCAGTGCTTCatcaggcagcagcagcag ATCTAGCTcatcctccagcagcagctctggttCTAGCTCTGGTTCTTCAAGTGGTTCCAGCTCCTCTTCCAGTCGCTCCGGATCCTCTAGCTCTcggtcttcctcctcctccagctcttcGGCCTCTCCAAGTCCCAGCCGCAGACGCCATGACAACCGACGCCGTTCACGATCTCC TTCTAAAACACAGaagagaggagaagaaagaGAACGAAGAAAAAGAAGTCCCACCCCTAAACCCACAAAGGTTCACTTGGGAAGGCTGACCAGGAATGTAACCAAG GAACACATCCAGGAGATTTTCTCTACATATGGAAAAATTAAAGCGGTTGACATGCCGGTGGAAAGGCTCTTCCCAAACCTGACCAAAGGCTTTGCTTACGtggagtttgagacccctgaagAAGCCCAGAAAGCTCTTAAACACATGGATGGAG GTCAGATTGACGGGCAGGAAATCACTGCAGCTGCTGTGCTGACTCAGCTGATCCGTGGTCCTCCACGTAGACTGTCTCCTCCTCGAAGAATGCCGCCACCTCCACCGATGTGGCGCCGCAGCCCACCACGCATGAGAAGAAG ATCACGCTCCCCAAGGAGGCGCTCGCCACCACGTCGCCGCTCTCGCTCTAGGTCTCCTGGCCGCAGGCGCCATCGCTCTCGTTCAAGCTCAAATTCCTCCAGATAG
- the LOC101174749 gene encoding uncharacterized protein LOC101174749: MGRLDDAAKYKVVELRKAGLSFRKIKAVLELENIKVSAQAIYLYLREFQGRPPGRVRPAEAGGSPLVAQATPRSGALHESWSNNRLQNRMHEPPHHSGFATASGFPKQSSTNSETSGNASSSVESSGSSRLEQQQHGENKEENDIQIVSVTSLAQQEEKRVPHAGNTVEASAFSTSTASNVLMRRRVTPSPATSSILAARRRLLDKALSHKTKVLSLLRKEPSNVQSSDPKGSLSQLPDTYDLTTEKPVINGQLGGDGSSRSFTTQRPGLSLRSFQLPPRVGIRLPNRPQPPLTSSAPRPSLVRLQSPGSQGPTCREGNPSPQQAVQDAGGRSGLQEQIQILGTEVRSLGLAVKMLVEQQCRLEREQLQQTQIQKQILGTLQSFASKIGHCSSGRQQLNKTPSPSSLPATSGPSSFSQDSFCFSQGTYNQCSQTQPSYKSLESLQNVEALRLSALSPTNMNGFPSCSNAESHSLSHSTPQTQPYPAAYTQQSSQTLVPPYSESYIASYSKSQPQNFKTPEGKTSDFTSSCSRIFQDCSLSTQRGMNSSLSAQDQQINSIKVEGP; the protein is encoded by the exons ATGGGTCGGCTGGATGATGCAGCAAAATACAAAGTCGTGGAGCTTCGGAAGGCTGGACTTAGTTTCCGTAAGATCAAAGCTGTACTGGAGCTGGAGAACATCAAAGTTTCAGCACAAGCCATATACCTCTACCTGAGGGAGTTTCAGGGTAGACCACCAGGGAGGGTCAGACCTGCAGAAGCTGGGGGGAGCCCTTTGGTTGCTCAGGCTACACCTAGATCTGGAGCTTTGCATGAGAGCTGGAGCAATAACCGTCTCCAGAATCGAATGCACGAGCCTCCTCATCATTCAGGATTTGCAACTGCTTCAGGTTTCCCCAAGCAGTCCTCCACAAATTCCGAAACAAGTGGAAATGCATCGAGTTCTGTGGAGAGCAGCGGAAGCAGCCGactagagcagcagcagcacggggaaaataaagaagaaaacgaCATTCAGATTGTAAGTGTCACTTCTCTTGCCCAGCAAGAAGAGAAAAGAGTTCCTCATGCTGGAAACACAGTAGAGGCTTCTGCTTTCTCCACTTCAACAGCTTCAAATGTACTCATGAGGAGAAGAGTCACACCTTCACCTGCAACAAGTTCAATATTGGCAGCTCGAAGAAGACTTTTGGATAAAGCACTGTCACACAAAACAAAG GTGTTATCGTTGTTGAGAAAAGAACCCTCAAACGTACAAAGTTCAGATCCGAAGGGTTCGCTCTCACAGTTACCTGACACCTACGATTTGACCACGGAAAAG CCTGTTATCAATGGTCAGCTCGGAGGAGACGGATCTTCCCGAAGCTTCACTACACAGAGACCAGGACTGAGTCTTCGTTCCTTTCAGCTCCCTCCTCGTGTTGGGATTCGTCTTCCCAACCGCCCACAACCACCTTTGACATCCTCAGCTCCAAGGCCCTCACTTGTTCGTTTGCAGTCTCCTGGAAGCCAAGGGCCAACTTGCAGAGAAGGAAATCCAAGCCCACAGCAGGCAGTCCAAGATGCCGGAGGCAGGAGCGGTTTACAAGAGCAGATTCAGATTTTGGGCACTGAGGTGCGCAGTTTGGGTCTGGCGGTCAAGATGCTCGTGGAGCAGCAGTGCCGCCTGGAAAGAGAGCAGCTGCAGCAAACGCAGATACAAAAGCAGATACTCGGCACACTTCAGAGCTTTGCCTCCAAAATTGGACATTGCAGCAGCGGTCGACAGCAGCTCAACAAAACTCCATCCCCCTCTTCTTTACCGGCAACCTCTGGCCCTTCCTCCTTCAGCCAAGACTCCTTCTGTTTCAGTCAAGGAACTTACAACCAGTGCAGCCAAACACAGCCGAGTTATAAATCCTTAGAAAGTCTACAAAACGTAGAGGCCTTAAGGCTGTCGGCGCTGAGCCCAACTAACATGAATGGGTTTCCATCTTGCAGCAATGCAGAGAGCCATTCCCTTTCTCACAGTACCCCTCAAACCCAACCATACCCCGCTGCTTACACCCAACAGAGCAGTCAGACACTTGTGCCCCCTTACTCAGAGTCGTACATAGCCTCATACAGCAAGTCACAACCTCAGAATTTCAAAACGCCAGAGGGAAAAACATCCGACTTCACAAGCAGTTGTTCAAGGATTTTTCAAGACTGCAGTTTGTCCACTCAGCGGGGGATGAACTCGAGCCTGTCTGCTCAGGATCAacagatcaacagtatcaaagtgGAAGGGCCTTAG